The genomic DNA CTGATGGTGATGAAACGGGGCATCAGCTTGCCGTCGGCATCCAGTACCGAGAAATATTTCTGGTGTTCTTCCATGGCGCTGATCAGGGCTTCCTGGGGAACGCGCAGGAAGTCCTCGTCGAAGCTGCCCGTCAGCGCTACCGGCCATTCCACCAGGGCGGTGACTTCGTTGAGCAGGTCCGGGTCGATCTGCGCGGTACCACCGGCTTCCTTACCGACGGCGATGGCCTGTTCTTCAATCATGGCCTTGCGGCGGGCGAAGTCGGCGATCACATGACCGTCTTTTTCCATGCGCTCGGCGTACTCGTTGGCAGTAGCCAGCTCGATGGCACCGGGGGCATGGAAACGGTGGCCGTAACTGGTGCGACCGGCCTGCAGGTCCAGCAGCTCGAACGGCACCACGTCCTCACCGAACAGGGCCACCAGCCAGTGGGCCGGGCGCACGAACTGTACCTTGCGCTTGCCCCAGCGCATGCGTTTGGGGATCGGCAACTTCTGTACCGCCTGGGCAAAGAAGTCGGGGATCAGTTCGGCGGCGGGTTTGCCCTTCTCGGTAATCTGGGCCACCAGGCGCTCCCCTTTGCCGGTGTCCTGACGGCCCAACTGATCCACAGTCAGCCCCAGAGAAGACGCAAAGCCTTCTGCGGCCTTGGTGGGGTTACCGTCCTTGTCGAAGGCGGCCTGCACGGCCGGGCCCTGACGCTCAATATCACGATCCGCCTGCTTCTCGTCCAGGCCACGTACCAGTACCGCCAGACGGCGGGGGGCGGCGAAGCTTTCCACTTCACCGTGGTTGAGACCGGCTTCGTCCAGTTGGCGGACAAATTCTTCCGTCAGCGCTGCACTCAGTGCGGGCAGCGCCTTGGGGGGCAGTTCTTCGGTGCCCAGTTCAATCAGTAAATCCCGGGACATTATTGCTTCCCCTTCTTTTTGGCGGCCTGCTTTGCGGCCTTTTCATCCTGCTTTTTCAATTCCGTCTCTACTTCCTCGCGAATGCTGGCATCCGCCATGGGGAAGCCAAGCGAACGGCGTTTGTCAAAGTAGGCCTGGGCCACAGCACGGGCCAGGGTGCGCACACGCAGAATAAAGCGCTGGCGTTCGGTGACGGAGATGGCCTTGCGAGCATCCAGCAGGTTGAAGGTATGGGAGGCTTTCAGCACATATTCATAGGCGGGCAACGGCAGGCCGGCCTCGATCAGCTTGGTGGATTCACCCTCGAACAGGTCGAACTGCTTGAAGAGTTCGTCCACGTTGGCGTGCTCAAAGTTGAACGTGGACATCTCGATTTCGTTCTGCAGGAACACATCGCCGTAGCTGACCTTGCCGAAGGGGCCGTCGGACCATACCAGGTTGTAGACCGAATCCACGCCCTGGATATACATGGCCAGGCGTTCCAGGCCATAGGTAATCTCGCCGGTGACCGGGTAACAGTCGATGCCGCCCACCTGCTGGAAGTAGGTGAACTGGGTGACTTCCATACCGTTGAGCCACACTTCCCAGCCCAGTCCCCAGGCACCCAGGGTGGGCGATTCCCAGTTGTCTTCCACAAAGCGGATATCGTGAACCAGCGGGTCAAAGCCCAGCATGCGCAGGGAACCCAGATACAGTTCCTGGATATTGTCCGGCGACGGTTTCAGTACCACCTGGAACTGGTAATAGTGCTGCAGCCGGTTGGGGTTTTCCCCGTAGCGC from Alcanivorax sp. includes the following:
- the glyQ gene encoding glycine--tRNA ligase subunit alpha; this translates as MAEQPQTDIMTFQGLILALQQYWAEQGCVVVQPLDMEVGAGTFHPATFLRAIGPENWNSAYVQPSRRPTDGRYGENPNRLQHYYQFQVVLKPSPDNIQELYLGSLRMLGFDPLVHDIRFVEDNWESPTLGAWGLGWEVWLNGMEVTQFTYFQQVGGIDCYPVTGEITYGLERLAMYIQGVDSVYNLVWSDGPFGKVSYGDVFLQNEIEMSTFNFEHANVDELFKQFDLFEGESTKLIEAGLPLPAYEYVLKASHTFNLLDARKAISVTERQRFILRVRTLARAVAQAYFDKRRSLGFPMADASIREEVETELKKQDEKAAKQAAKKKGKQ